atttttaatttataaaattttcacatttaatttgaaattttcatataaaaaaggGTTAGTAACAAACAGACTTAATATATTAGTGAAAGTAATTTTTGCAAATCATATATATTCTCCACAGAAAAACGATCATGTTTGAGTTTGGTATGACACCTATAAAAGATAAAACTCTTTCTACCAAGTATTTAACGCAAGTGAATTAATGGTAACTCAAACTCAAGTTTTGTGCTTAAGTTGGAATTCTCGCATCAGTTGATTTACACACGGTGGTACATTAGTAAAAGTATGATACTCTATGccaacaaaatatatatatatatatatatatatatatatatatatcctatAAGTTTTATTTAATAGTTATATAGTCAAATCCTCATACCATTAATAAAGGACCCGGATTCCCCGTTGTTATTAAATCCAGCATTCACTAAAGTCAAAAGCATGAATTATAGAGCAGTTATGAAATTACGAATTTACTAAAGTCAAGGACATAAGTTGTCTCATATGAACCATCATATACATTATGAGAACGAAACACCAAAATATACGCAAATACCAACATCCCACGATGTTTTAATCAAAGATGTGCAAATTATGCAAACCATATTGCAGACGAGATAGCAAATTCGATCTCATATTTGAAAggcaaaataaaaatttcatctTTAAATTTGAGTCGTTAGATCAATATCAAAAGCTACATACCTTTAATTTAAGTGAAACCAAATTCTTATGAGAGAGAAGGGAATTTTCATCCCTAACTTCAGGGAAAACTTTTATTTTCAATAACACCCGAAACCAAAACATAAAAGTTGTCACTTTTCATGCAACCAAGGAtaaaataagagagaaaaattaaaaaaaatgagagaaattAAGCTCAAATTTTTGAGACCTTGAACCTAGTCCATAAAAATACTTAAATTCAAAATTGATGACTCAACCCAATTTCACTCCTTCAGCCTTCTTCCTTATCTCCTTGCTGATCCTCACACTCTTTGCAGGTTCCGGAGGATTGCGCATGAGGCTAATCATGTCCACATAAGTAGCAAGAATAAACTTGTGTACCTGCTTCTCATTCATGTTCATGTAAGAGAACAAAAGTTCTTCCATGAAATCCCAGTCCACATTCTCATCGTTCCTCAGCCTCGCTCTCACTACGCCTTCCATCGATTTCTTGAATTTCTCGTAGGGGCTCTTTGTGCACGACACCAACACCGCGACATAGTTATTGGACAATGTGATTGTCTCCTTTGAACATGAACCATCGCAATTCTTTGTGGGTGTCGTGGTTGAGCTGCTCGACCCCGAGAATCCACGGGTCACGAAGAACCTTCTAGAGCCTCCGAGATCTGGTGATGGCTCCTCGAATGAAATTGAGGATGTCGGACTTGGCATTGGATATTTTCCATGGGTGTTGTTATGGACCTGGAGGgcattgttgttgttgatttcttTGTCGTATCTGAGGAACAGAGTCCTGAAATTCTCAAAGAGAAAATGGTCAATGTCATCTAGAGTGGCTTCATTTTCATTcttctttttgtttctcttaTCATCCATGGAGAAAGAAGGAGGGATGAGGGGCTTGCAGCCTCTGAGGATCCATTTCTTAGAGGGTAAATAGATTTGTGAGCGAGGATTTTTTTATCTTGGAGAGGTAGTCACTGAGGGATTTCCTAATGTTCTTCGGCATGTCTGCAGTTTGAGGGTT
This portion of the Lotus japonicus ecotype B-129 chromosome 3, LjGifu_v1.2 genome encodes:
- the LOC130744714 gene encoding transcription repressor OFP14-like, coding for MDDKRNKKKNENEATLDDIDHFLFENFRTLFLRYDKEINNNNALQVHNNTHGKYPMPSPTSSISFEEPSPDLGGSRRFFVTRGFSGSSSSTTTPTKNCDGSCSKETITLSNNYVAVLVSCTKSPYEKFKKSMEGVVRARLRNDENVDWDFMEELLFSYMNMNEKQVHKFILATYVDMISLMRNPPEPAKSVRISKEIRKKAEGVKLG